The genomic segment CTCCAGCCGGTTCCAGGCGGCGGCCAGCCGGACCGCCTCCGGATGCTCGCCCTCGGCCCGGTCCAGCGCGGCTTCGAACGTCCCGGTGTCGCACAGCTCGATCCGGTGGCCGTACCGCCGCATCCAGCCCACCAGTTCGTCGTGGGGGACCTGGTGCGGGGTCTCGACGTGGTGGACGCCGGGCGCGGTGTGCGGGTACAGGGCGAGGGCCGCGATCCCTGCGGCGACGGTGTCCACGTACGAGAACGCGAACGTGGCGCCAGCCAGCCGGGGAGCCGCGCCGGCCAGGAGGTAGCCGCGCAGGGTCTGGTAGACGCGGTTGGTGGCGATGCCCGGGTGGAACGCGCCGGAACGACTGTGTGCGGCGACGTGTCCGCTCCGGTGGATGTGGCAGCGGCGTCCGGTGGCCGCCCACGCGCGGACCGTCTCCTCGGCGAGGTACTTGGAGCGCTCGTACGGGGTACGGAAGTGCTGGCCGATCCGCAGGTCGGCCTCCGCGAACCGGCGGGCGGGGGCCGCCGGGTCGATCCCGCCGGACACGGCGAGGGTCGAGAGGTGGTGGAACCGGACCGGGCCGAGTGCCTCGGAGTCGATCCAGGCCAGCAGCCGCCGAACGCCGTCGTTGTTGGTGCGCTCCAGCTCCTCGGGCGGGGCCACCAGGCGTACGTCGGCGGCGGCGTGGACGACGACCTGCGCCTCGCGGGCGAGGGCGCGCCCCTCCTTCGAGAGCCCCAGCCCTTCCCGGCCGATGTCCCCGGCGACCACGCGCACCCCGGGTGACGGACTGCCCAGGCGGCCCACCGCGTCGGCGTCGCGCTCGCCGCGTACCAGGCAGGTGACCTGGGCGCCGCGCTCCAGGAGCGCGTCGAGGAGGTGCCCGCCGACGTAGCCGGTCGCCCCGGTCAGCAGCACGCGGGCCGGCTCGCTCAGCACCCGGCCGGACGCGGCCCGGGCGGGGCCGGGGAGCGTGCCGGTGCGCAGGAGGTGGCCGGAGGCGGAGTGGTCGAGACGGACGGGGGCGGTTACGGGTGCGGCGGAAGCGGGTGCGGAGGCGGGGGCGGGCGTGGCGGAGGCGGTGGGGCTGGTGGGTGTGGCGGCGTCGGTCACCGTGCGGGCGAACCGGGCCATGAGCGCGTCCGCTTCGGGGTCGGTCATGGCCGGCCGGGCGTGGACGAGGTCGGTCACCAGCCGGCCCTCGACGATGCGGGCCGTCAGCCGCATGCGGTAGAGCGGATCGCCGTCGGGGCACCGTGCGGTGCCGGGCTGCTCGTGGGCGGCGGACCATCCGAGGTCCGGTCCGGCGGGCAGGCGGAAGGTGCCGAGGAAGTTGAACGCGGTGTCGGGGCGCGGCCCTTCGCCGTCCATGGGCAGCCGGGGAGCGTCCCGGAGCCGCCGTTCCACCTCGGCGAGACGTGCCGCGGCGCGCGCGCCGGGGTCCGTGGAGGCCGTGCGGGTCGTGGGTGCCGTTCCCGTCGCGCGGACAGCTCCGGCCGCGGGGGCCTTGAGCGTCGGGGTGTCGGTGCGGACCCGGGTGACGGCGGTGAACCACCCGACGGTGTCGAGGTGTTCGCCGGTGGTGTCCCGGCCGTGCGTCTCCACCTCGACGGTGAAGGGTCCGGGGCGCGGCCCGTCGTGTTCCTCGTCGTGGGCGGCGCCGTCCGCGAACGCGGTGAGCAGCAGCGCCTCCAACTTCCTTGACGCTCCGTACCGTTGGACGAGCCGGGCGGTGGCCTCCGCGTCCAGGGACCAGCTCACCGTGCCCGGCGCCGCTCCTCGTCCGGTCCGGGGTGCGGGCCGGGATGCGCGGGTGCGGTCGGCGCCTTCGGGCGTGCTCGCCGCCCACGCGTAGAAGTCCGCCGCCGGCGGCAGGCCGGCGGGTCGGCCGGACAGGGCGGCGCGGTAGGCGTGGGCCAGGTCGTCGAGGATGACGCGCCAGGACAGCCCGTCGACCACCAGGTGGTGGGCGATCAGCGCGAGGCGGTCCTCGGTGCCGGGAGTGCCGGAGAACAGGTGGAAGCGGATGAGGTCGCCCGCCTCCGGGTCGAGGCTCCGTTGCAGTTCGCCGCCGAGCGCGTCGATCTCCTGCCGGGCGTCCTCGGGCCGCCGGATGCGGGAGTGGCTGACCGGGTGGAGGTCGCCCGCCGGGCGGGCGGTGCCCGGCCCCTGCGGGCCGACGGGGCGGCGCAGCGCCGGGTGGCGTGCCAGCACCGCCGTCGCGGCGGCGGTGAGGGCGGCCGGGTCGACGGGGGTCGCGCAGCGGAGCAGTACCGACTGGTTCCAGTGGTGGGGCTGGTCGACGTCCTGGTCGTAGAACCAGCGCTGGGCCGGTGCGAGGGCGCCGCGTCCGGCCGGGGGCGCCGCGTCGGTGGCGCCTTCGGCGGTGCCGGCCGGGTCGACGGCGCGGACGGAGGCGCGGACGGAGGAGGCCAGTCGGCGCGGGGTGGGGTGGCGGTAGAAGTCCGCGTAGTCGATGTGGTGCCCGTGGCGGCGGAGTTGGGAGACGGTACGCATCGCGAGGATGGAGTCGCCGCCCAGCTCCAGGACATCGGCGTCCGGGTCCACGGCGGGCAGGCCGAGGGCCGTGGCCCACAGGTCCGCTATCTCCCGGGCCAGGGGCGGTACTCCGGTACCGGCCGCCGACGGGTTCCCTGCGCGCGCGGCGAGTACCGCGTCGAGGGCCGCCTCCAGGGCCGTGGCGTCCAGCTTCCCGTTGGGGCCGAGGGGGAAGTCCCGGAGCACGACGATCGGCTGGGGTATCGAGTAGGCGGGCAGCCGGCCGGCCAGGTGGTTGCGTACGGCGTCGGGCAGCAGGTCGCCCAGGTGCTCGCGTACGGCGCCGGGCAGCCGGTCTCCGTCCGCGTCACCCGCCTCGTCGGGGCCTTGCACGTCGGTGGGCCGGACGGCGGCGAGCAGCCGGTTCCCGGTGGCGGTGGCCCGTACGACGACGGCGCAGCGGTCGACGCCGGGAACCTGCTGGGCCAGGGTCTCGATCTCGGTGGGGTCGACCCGGTAGCCCCTGATCTTGGTCTGCCGGTCGGAGCGGCCGAGGAAGACGAGGTGGCCGTCGGGGCGCCGCCGGCAGAGGTCGCCGGTGCGGTAGGTACGGGCACCGCGGTACGCGACGAAGCGCTGCGTGGTCTGTCCGGGGCGGCCGAAGTACCCGGCGCTGACCCCGCGTCCCCCGATGTGGAGCTGCCCGGGCTCGCCGTCGGGTACGGCCGATCCGCCGTCGTCGAGCAGGTCGAGGGTCACCTCGCCCAGCGCCGTGCCGATCGGCACGGTCTCCTCGTCCTGGGGCAGGTCTTCCGCGGTGTCGGCGAGGAAGCAGGTGGCGCCGACCGTGGTCTCGGTCGGCCCGTAGTGGTTGAGCAGCCGGTGGACGCCCTCGTCGCGCAGGAGGGCTGCGCCGAGGGACCGGGGCAGCGGCTCTCCGCCGAGGATCAGGGTCCGGGGACGGTAGGGGCCGCCCGGGGTCTTCGCGTCCGGGCGGTCGCGCCAGAGTTCGGCCATGTGGGAGGGGGTCGTCTTCACGACCGTGCAGGCCGCCTCGCGCAGGGAGGCCCAGCACGCCCGGGCGTCGCGGGCCTGCGCGTCGGCGACGACGTGGGTCCGGCCCCCCGTGGCGAGGGCCAGCAGCCAGCTGGTGTGGCCCAGGTCGGCGGCCAGGGTGGTGAGGTGGGCGACGCACGGCGCGTCCGCTCCGGTGAGGCCCAGGCGGTCGCGGAGGGCCAGCGCGTAGTGCGCGGCGTTGCCGTTGGTCACCACGACGGCCTTGGGTTCGCCGCCCGAGCCGGAGGTGAAGGAGAGGTAGGCGGGGTCCTCGCTCCCGGGCCGGGGCAGGGGCCGGGCGGGCAGGGAGGGGTCGCGCGGTGCGGCGAGCAGGACGTCGGGGTCGACGTGCGCGGTGTGCCGCACTCCCCCGGCCCACAGCGCCCGGATCTCCTCGCCGGAGAGCGCGGAGGTGGTGAGCACCCCGGTGGCGCGTACGGCCTCCAGGCGGCGCAGCCGGTCCGTCGGGCTCCAGGCGGTGTCCAGCGGCACCACGGCCGCGCCGGCGCCGAGGACTCCGTACAGCAGGACGAAGAGCCGGGCGTCGCGCGGGCCGAGGACCGCCACGCGGTCGCCGGGGCCGATGCCCGCGCGCCGCAGGCCGGTGGCGACCCGGCGGGCCGCGGCTCCCAGTCCGGCGTAGGTGATGGCACGCGTGTCGTCGGTGACGGCGGGGCGGTGCGGGCAGGTCTGCTCGGCGAGCCGGAGCAGACCGGTCAGGGTCGCGCGGTCCGGGGGCGCTTCCCTGCGGTCCGTGGGTACTTCGACGGGCATGGGCCGTGCGAGCCCGGACGTGGTGAGGGCCGTCATGCGGCCTCCCCCACGCCGCGGGGCGTCGCACCGTCGCGCGACCGGCCGGGGAAGTCGGCGAGGAAGACCTCCACGCACGCCTCGCGGGCCAGTCTCCCCGCCACCTCCCACCCGAGCATGCGGTGCAGACCGTCGAGATGGATCAGCCCCTCCCGGACACGGAGACCGGCATAGTCCACATGGTCCACCGGGTGGGTACTCAGATAGACGGGCGTCATGGGTGTGCGGGCGAATCGGTCGAGTTTCGCGGCGCACACGGGATTGGCCCTGGCATATGCATCAGGATCTGCACGGATGATCTCCGCGGCCTGGCCGACGGTCAAACCCGTGCGGGGTACCAGTTCCCGTTCTCCTGATTCTCCGAGATGCCACGGAAGGACGACGCCGAGAATATCGGCGCGGTCGAGTTCGGCCCGGTACCAGGAACCGAGCAGGGCGTGGGCCCGGTGCAGGTTCTTCTCGCCGTCCTCATTGGTGTTGGACGCGTGCGACCGGGCGGCGGGATGATCTTTTCCGTATACGCCCAGCACCTCGGAGAAGGCGACGGATTCCAGAGTGCGCACGGGAGAACTCCTTTCCGCCGTCATCGTCCCACCACCCCCTGGAATTCGGTGAAATGCCGCTCGGAGAAAAGCTCCGGCCACGGTCCGCGGCCGAGGCCGAGCTCTTCGGCCCGGGCGAGCATGTACCGCCAGTACGGCTTCACGGGACGCCACCGGGCGCCGGTCCGGCAGTAGGAGGCGTCGACGAAGTACCGGTCCTGTCCGGCCACGGGGGACGGGGCGGGGCGCCGGGCGTGGAAGACGGCCGAGTTGATCAGGACCGTCGATCCGCGCGGCAGACGGTCTATCACCTCCTCCCCCGGCAGTTCGGCCGTGCCGAGTGCGGCGCGGAAGTCCTTGGCCACGTCCTCGTCGTGCGATCCGGGCAGCACCGCGAGACTGCCCATCGTCTCGTTCAGTCCGCCCAGGTAGTGCAGCGCGTGGACCATCACCAGCGACCTGTCGCCGAGGTCGTTGGGCTCGTAGTCGTGGTGCCACGGCTTTCCGGTGTCGCCGGCTCCCTGCCGCTGACTGTGCATGTGGTGATGGACGAACGGGCCGCCCATGATGTCCGTCAGCAGGCTCATCAGCGGCGGGTGGACGAGCAGTTCACCGTGGGCCGGCAGTTCGAGTTCCAGCACCGGCGGGTGGGCGCCCGCCGCCGTACCGGTGCTGCAGGCGATGGACCGGGCACGCAGCCCCTCGTCCATCCACCGGTCCACCTCGGGCATCAGGCGATCCACGAGTGCGGGAGGCAGGAAGCCGGGAAGCACGAGGTAGCCGAGCTCCTCGAAGCTCTTCCGCGCCCCGATGACCTCGCCGTGTTCCGCCGATTCAGGGTGCGCCTCCCCCGTCGATTCCGTTTCGTCGATCCCGGAAGATGATCGCAAGATGTACCGTCCCCTCGCTCCAGAGGTCGAGTGCATTTCTCTTCGATTTCTCACTGTGGATCACTCGAAACGGCACCGGAACACGGGCCGGACGACGCCTTCCTCCGTCGGCGGAACAGCTTCCTTTCGAGCACGGGCGACTGAGTAGGGAGGCCCACCGGATCATCGGCGGGCGGAACGAAACGGGAGGCTATCTTGAGGCGATGAGGGCCGCAAGGAACGTCTTTCGGCCATGGATCACCGTCCCGACTACCGGTCGGCAGCCTCGGCCTGAAGCAGCAGAAGGAGCCGGAAATGGCCGCTCGTGGAAGAGAAAATGATCCCCGCCCGTGCCAGGGGAATATCCGGAAACAGGAAAGGACGAGCGGTGAGTGACTGACGGGACTCCTGCGAAGGTGGGGCGCGCCCGTAGGAGACGCCCCTCAGTCCCGGCGGTGGCGCTCCTGCTCCAGCAGCGCGTCGAGATCGGTGAGCCGGTCCAGCCCCCGCACCGCCCGGCTCATCCGCGCGTTGTGCTCGAACCGGTCGCGGTGGCGGTGCAGCAGGTTCCAGTAACCGGCGGTGAAGGGGCAGGCGTCCTCGCCGACCCGTACGGAGGGCTTGTAGCGGCAGGTCCCGCAGAGGTCGCTCATGCGGTCGATGTAGGCGCCCCCGGAGGTGTACGGCTTGGTGGTCATACGGCCCCCGTCGGCGTACTGCGACATCCCCACCACGTTCGGGACCATGACCCAGTCGTAGCCGTCCACGAAGCTGCGGTGGAACCAGTCGGTGACGGCCCGGGGGTCCCAGCCTCGTTGGAGGGCGAGGCTGCCCAGGATCATCAGGCGCGGGATGTGGTGGGTCCAGCCGGTCTCCCTGACCTGGTCCAGGACGTGGCGGACACAGTTCGCGCCGGTGCCCTCCGAGGACAGTTCGGTGAACCAGTCGGGCAGTGGGCCCCGGTGGTGCAGGGCGTTGCTCTCCCGGTAGCCCGGGCCGAAGTACCAGTAGACGTGCCAGACGAACTCGCGCCATCCGGCGATCTGCCGGACGAAGCCCTCGGCACTGTTGAGGGGCACGTCGCCCGACCGCCACCGCGCCTCGGCCCGTTCGACGCACTCGGCGGGGTCCAACAGGCCGAGGTTGAGCGACGAGGAGAGCAGACTGTGGCTCATCGTCGCGTCCCCGGCGAGGATCGCGTCCTCGTACGCGCCGAAGGTGGCGAGCCGGTGTTCGACGAAGCGGTGCAGGGCCGCGAGGGCTTCACGGCGGGTGGCCGGAAACCTGCGGGGCGCGTCCTGGCCGACGAACGCGACGTCCCCGTCGCGCGCCCAGCGGTCGAGGTCGGAGCGCACCTCGGCGTCGATGTCGCCCTCCCGGGGCCGGTAGGGCGCCGGAACGCCCAGTCCCCTCGCGCCGCGCGGTGGGGGCTGCCGGTTGTCGTGGTCCAGGTTCCACCGGCCGCCGGCCGGCCGGTCGCCCTCCATCAGCAGCTCGTGCGTGCGGCGGACCCACCGGTAGAAGTCCTCCTGGCGGAGTCGCTCCGTCCCCCGGCCGTCCGCCCATCTCCTGAACTCGTCGTGCGCCACGAGGAAGCCGCGCGCCGGCAGCACACGGACGGAGGGCAGGGTGTCCACGAAGGCGCGGGCGGTGTGGGAGGTGGGGTGGTGCAAGGTCACCGGCCCGTCCCCCACGGCTTCGCGCAGGCCCTCGCGGTAGGTGTCCGCCTTGACGTACCGCACCCGGTCCCCGAGCTCGGCGGCCCGGTGGCGCATCGCCGAGAGGATCAGATGGGCCTTGGCGCGGTGGAAGCGTCTGCGGCGGAAGACACTCCGGGCCTCGATCATCACCAGCGGCACGTCCCGGTCCGGTCCGCCCCGCGCGGGATCGGTGAAGTGCGGGCCGAGCTGATCGCCGAACAGCCAGTGGGCGGCGGTGGGTTCTTCCTCGGTCATGCCGGGCGCTCCATCGGCGATTCCTGCCCTGCCTCGTCGAGGCTGCTGCCCCGCAGCCTCTGGTGCACCGATCAAAGCGCACGAGGGCCCGGACGGTGGCCCGCACACGCCGGAGGGTGGGACGGTGGACAGCAGCGCCAGGACCTGCGGTGCGAGCAAGGCGGCGGACAGTCCCTCGAGCACCCGGGAGAGGACGAGGAAGTCGCCCGACATGGCTGTGCCGCACAGGTAGAGGTCACCGAGGCGCCCGCCGGGCCGGCCGGAGGCAGCGGACGGGCGCCGGCCGCCGGAGGGATTTCCGACGGCCGACGGCCCGTTGAAGGGCTGGAGAACCCTGCGGGTTCCTGTCAGGACTCGCAGGGAAGGCCGCTGATGCGGGTGGTGTACGCCGCGGAGACCCAACGGTTGGTGCCCACCTTGTGGAAGCCGTTGGTGGTGGCCACCTCCGCGAGGATCGTGGAGCCGTTGGCGTAGGACCCGACGACCGAGTAGCTGGTGCCGGGACCGCTGCGTATTTGCAGACCGCCGTTGGCGTTGACCTTGTAGTAGCACTGGGTGGCGAGCGCACCGGCCGGCACGAGCTCCACAGTCGCGCCCGTCGTGCGGGCGGGTGCGGCGGCCTGGGCCGTGAGACCGCCGCCGAGGAGCGCGGCGGCGGACAGGGCCACCACGGCTGCCGTGCGGGCGGCTGAGCGACGCGATAACAAGGTGCGGTGTGCTGCGGTGACGGTCATGGAATCGATTCCCCTTGCGTCGTCGGTTCTGGGTTCGGAACACGTACGTAGGAGCAGGCCGGTGCCTGCCGAGCGGTGTCACCGCTCAGAGACACCTGAGCCGCGCACGACGCTAGCGCCATCGGGGCAAAATCAGATGCCTGGTACACGAGACCTACCCAACCGGAACCGGGGGAAGGGGCCCGTTGCGGTTGGCGTTCCCGTCCTGTCTCGGCGGGGTGAAATCGCAGCTCAGCAGGGGTGCGCGACGAGACGAGGCTCCTGGTCGTGTCGGGGGTCTTCGCTACGCATCACGCATCGTCCGAGAAGCCTCACTGATCAGCGTCGTGGCTCCTTCCCTTCCCGTCGCACCGGCCTCAGAGCTTCCGTTCGGGGAACGGTCACGGTGACCGCTCCCCGAACACTTACGCAAAGCTCCCATTCCGGACTGCAACCCTCGACCTGCTGCTACGGGCGTCAGAAACCGGCATCAAGGGCGCTCGGCGCAGGCGACCGACGGGGCATTCGGTGGAGGCGCCCGGTCGGCGCGGCAGGGGCCGGACGCCCCCGATCCGCCCTCAGGGCGGACGGCGCTGCTTTCGTAACACGCCCTCGCGGACGAAACGGCTCCGCGCCCGCGCAAACCTCCTGCGGCCCGCGATCATCGTATCGAGTTAATGTCAGCGCCTTCCCTTGGTCCGGCAGAGGGAGCGGCCGTTAGTGTCCTCGGCGTCTGGACGGGTTTCCGTTCACCTACCCCTTTTCCCTCCTGTTGCCCGGTGGCGTCCGTATGCCCGCGCCACCGCCCTGACCACGGAGAGCGTGCACGATGACTGTTGACTCGAGCCCGGACGAGCAACTGGAGCTGCCCCGGCAGTCCAGCCTGGGCACGGCGGCCGCCCGCAACCTCGCCCACACGACCAAGTCCGCCCCGCAGATGCAGGAGATCACCTCCCGCTGGCTGCTGCGCATGCTCCCCTGGGTGGAGACCCAGGGCGGGGCGTACCGGGTGAACCGTCGTCTGTCCTACACCGTCGGCGACGGGACCATCGAGTTCGTCCAGGACGGTGCCGACGTCCGGGTGATCCCCCGGGAGCTCGGTGAACTGGCGCTGTTGCGCGGCTTCGACGACGTGGAGGTGCTGACCGCCCTCGCCGACCGCTGCGTGCAGCGCGACTTCCGCGCCGGCGAGACGCTGGTCGAACGCGGGGCGCCGGCGGACCGGATCCACCTGATCGCCCACGGCCGCGTCAGCCAGACCTCCGTGGGCAGTTACGGCGACGAGGTGGATCTGGACGTCCTCGCCGACGGCGACCGGTTCGGGGAGGACGCTCTGCTGGACGAGGACGCCCGGTGGGAGCAGACCGCCACCGCCGAGACCTCGGGCACGCTGCTCACCCTGTCGCGCGCCGACTTCGGAGCAGTGCTCTCCGGGGCGCCGGGTCTCCGCGCCCACGTCGAGGCGTTCACTTCGCTCTCCGGCAGGCAGCAGAACCATCGCGGCGAGGCGGAGATCGCGATGTCGGCCGGCCACGTCGGCGAGCAGGAGCTGCCCGGCGCCTTCGTGGACTACGAGTTGAAGCCACGCGAGTACGAACTCTCCGTCGCCCAGACGATTCTGCGGGTCCACACGAGGGTCGCCGACCTCTACAACGGCCCGATGAACCAGACGAAGGAGCAACTCCGGCTCACCATCGAGGCGCTGAGAGAGCGTCAGGAACATGAACTGATCAACAACCGGGAGTTCGGCCTGCTCCACAACGCCGACTTCAAGCAGCGCCTCCAGCCGCACGCCGGTCCGCCGACCCCGGACGACCTGGACGAACTGCTCTGCCGGCGCCGCGGTTCCAAGTTCTTCCTCGCGCACCCCCGGACGATCGCGGCGATCGGGCGCGGGTTCAACGCGCGGGGTATCTACCCGGACCACGTCGACCTCGGCGGCCAGCAGGTACCGGCCTGGCGCGGCGTACCGATCCTGCCCTGCAACAAGATCCCGGTCACCCCGGAGAAGACCAGCTCGATCCTCTGCATGCGTACCGGCGAGGCGAATCAGGGCGTCATCGGCCTGCACCAGACGGGCCTGCCGGACGAGTACGAACCGGGCCTGTCGGTCCGCTTCATGGGGCTCGACGAGAAGGCGATCACGTCCTACCTCGTCAGTACGTACTACTCCGCCGCGATCCTCGTGCCGGACGCGGTCGGCGTGCTGGAGAACGTGCAGATCGCCCACTGGCCCAGGTAAGGCTGCCCCTGCCCGAGAGGGACGGCCCGGCGCGACACGCCCTGTAACCCTCCGGGGCGGTCGCGCGGGCCCCGGAGGGCTTTTGGAGAGCCACCCATTCCACCAAGGAGCCATGGATGCCAGCGCCCGAGCTGCCACCACCACGGTCGAGCCTGCCAGAGGCCGCCACCCATTTCGGAGCGCACGTACTCGCCGCCGCGGTGGCCCGTGCCCACGACATCACGGCCGCCACCGGCGGCCCGCCCGACGCGGGCTCCGTACCCGAACCGCCCGCGGTCTCCGTACCCGCCCCAGCCGCGATTCCCGTACCCGCCCCGGCTGCCGCTCCCGGCACCGCGCCGGCCGGGGCGCCCGCACCGGACACAGGTCTGGAGCGCCTCCTGCGCGGTCCCAGCGGCCTGGGCACGGCGGGGCTCCGCCTGGTCCTGAGGGAAGCGCCGCCGACACCGCCGACAGCGAACCCGCTTCTCCCTCCGCACCTGCTCCCACCTCCGCATGCGTCTCTGCACTCACCTCTGGATTCACCTGCAGAAACGTTGGCGGAGGCGGCCGTGGACACCGCGGAGGGCACGCCGGTCCCGGGTCTCTATTACCACCCGGTGCCCGAGCCCGATCCGGTACGGGTGGAGGAGGTCAGCCGGCGGATCAAGGCCTGGGCGGTCGACGAGGTCAGCCTGTTCCCCGACGACTGGGAGGAGGAGTTCGACGGCTTCTCCGTGGGCCGCTACATGGTCGCCTGCCATCCGGACGCACCCACCGTCGACCATCTGATGCTCGCCACCCGCCTGATGGTGGCCGAGAACGCGGTGGACGACTGCTACTGCGAGGACCACGGCGGCTCGCCCATCGGCCTCGGTGAACGCCTCCTGCTGGCGCACACCGCCCTCGATCCCCTGTACACGACCGCGGAGTACCAGCCGCAGTGGGCCGAGTCGCTCCATGCGGACGCGCCCCGGCGCGCGTACCGCTCCGCCATGGAGTACTTCGTACGGGCGGCCGGCGCCTCCCAGGCGGACCGGCTCCGGCACGACATGGCCCGGCTGCACCTGGGGTACCTCGCCGAAGCGGCCTGGTCGCAGGAGGGCCGCGTACCGGAGGTGTGGGAGTACCTGGCGATGCGCCAGTTCAACAACTTCCGCCCCTGCCCGACGATCACGGACACCGTCGGCGGCTACGAACTGCCGGCGGACCTGCACGCCCGGGCGGACATGCAGAAGGTCATCGCGCTCGCCGGGAACGCGACGACCATCGTGAACGACCTCTACTCCTACATGAAGGAACTCGACTCCCCCGGCCAGCACTTGAACCTGCCCGTGGTGATCGCCGAACGCGAGGGCTTCTCCGAGCGGGACGCCTATCTGAAGGCGGTCGAGGTCCACAACGACCTCATGCACGACTTCGAGGCGGAGGCAGCGGCCCTGGCCGAGGCGTGTCCCGCTCCCCAAGTGCAGCGCTTCCTGCGGGGCGTGGCCGCCTGGGTCGACGGCAACCACTACTGGCACCGGTCCAACACCTTCCGCTACCGCCTGCCCGATTTCTGGTAAAGAACGGATTCTTCTGTGACCCACACCGAACTCACCGCCGACCCCACCTCCCTGCGCATCCCCCGGCCTGCGTCGGCCGGCCCGGCGACGCCCTACCAGGGGGACATCGCCCGCTACTGGGACGGGGAGGCCAGGCCCGTGAACCTGCGGCTCGGCGATGTCGACGGCCTGTACCACCACCACTACGGCATCGGCGACGTGGACCACGCGGCACTCGGCAGCCCCGAGGACAGCGAGAGCGAGAAGAAGCTCGTCACCGAACTCCACCGCCTGGAGTCGGCTCAGGCCGAGTACCTCCTGGGGCACCTCGGCGACATCGGGCGTAACGACACCCTGGTGGACGCGGGCTGCGGCCGGGGCGGCTCGATGGTGATGGCGCACCAGCGCTTCGGCTGTACGGTCGAGGGCGTCACGCTCTCGGCTAAGCAGGCAGAGTTCGCCAACGGCCGGGCCGGCGAACTCGGCATCCAGGACCACGTCCGCGCCCGTGTCTGCAACATGCTCGCCACCCCCTTCGAGACCGGCTCCGCCGCCGGCTCGTGGAACAACGAGTCGAGCATGTACGTCGACCTGGAGGACCTCTTCGCCGAGCACTCCCGCGTCCTCAGGGTCGGCGGCCGTTACGTGACCATCACCGGCTGCTGGAACCCGCGGTACGGCCAGCCCTCGAAGTGGGTCTCGCAGATCAACGCGCACTTCGAGTGCAACATCCACTCGCGCCGGGAGTACCTGCGCGCCATGGCCGACAACCGCCTCGTGCCCACGGCCGTCGTCGACCTCACCCCCGACACGCTGCCCTACTGGGAGCTGCGGGCCACGTCCTCGCTGGTCACGGGGATCGAGGACGCGTTCATCAACTCGTACAAGGACGGTTCGTTCCAGTACCTGCTGATCGCGGCGGACCGCGTCTGACCGCCTTCAACCGCACGACCGGGAGGGCCCGTTCGCAGGAACGGGCCCTCCCGTGCCGGTGCCGGTCGGCGCGTTACGCCCGCCCGCTCTCGCGGTTCGCCCGAAACCGGTGCCGCAGCGGCCCGACGCCCAGCCAGACAACGGTCACCAGGGCGAACTGGGCGACCAGGTTCCACAGTCCCGACGCCTGGGCGCCGGGGGCCGCAACGACCGACATCAGCAAGGTGAGTGCGGCGGCCACCGTGCACGCCGTGACGCAGCGCAGCCACAACCGCCATTCGTACCGCACCCGTTCGGGCCCGGACGCCGGTGGCTTCGCGGGGGCCGGGGCGCCGGCGACCCGGTGGGCCGACCAGGCGTCGGCACGGCGCACGATCTCGGGACCGAAGCCGACCGAGACCCCGAGGTAGACGGCGGCCAGCCCGTGCGTGGCTCCGGCGGTACCGCCGGAGCGCAGGTCCGCGACGGAGAAGGCGACGAGGGCGAGGTCGGTGAGCGGCACGCACAGCAGCAGCGCCGCGCCGAGCCGGCGGGCCCGCAGGGCGTACCGGGCGAGAAGACCCAGCACCAGGAAGGCCCAGAAGGCGATCTCGCAGACGACGATCGCGCCGATCACCACTCCGTCGCCGGCCAGGCCTCGTAGGGGGCGGAACGGGCGGCGGCGCTCATGCGGGGGCTCCGACCGCCGGGAGCAGCAGC from the Streptomyces sp. NBC_01335 genome contains:
- a CDS encoding cryptochrome/photolyase family protein — protein: MTEEEPTAAHWLFGDQLGPHFTDPARGGPDRDVPLVMIEARSVFRRRRFHRAKAHLILSAMRHRAAELGDRVRYVKADTYREGLREAVGDGPVTLHHPTSHTARAFVDTLPSVRVLPARGFLVAHDEFRRWADGRGTERLRQEDFYRWVRRTHELLMEGDRPAGGRWNLDHDNRQPPPRGARGLGVPAPYRPREGDIDAEVRSDLDRWARDGDVAFVGQDAPRRFPATRREALAALHRFVEHRLATFGAYEDAILAGDATMSHSLLSSSLNLGLLDPAECVERAEARWRSGDVPLNSAEGFVRQIAGWREFVWHVYWYFGPGYRESNALHHRGPLPDWFTELSSEGTGANCVRHVLDQVRETGWTHHIPRLMILGSLALQRGWDPRAVTDWFHRSFVDGYDWVMVPNVVGMSQYADGGRMTTKPYTSGGAYIDRMSDLCGTCRYKPSVRVGEDACPFTAGYWNLLHRHRDRFEHNARMSRAVRGLDRLTDLDALLEQERHRRD
- a CDS encoding SH3 domain-containing protein; its protein translation is MTVTAAHRTLLSRRSAARTAAVVALSAAALLGGGLTAQAAAPARTTGATVELVPAGALATQCYYKVNANGGLQIRSGPGTSYSVVGSYANGSTILAEVATTNGFHKVGTNRWVSAAYTTRISGLPCES
- a CDS encoding family 2B encapsulin nanocompartment shell protein, whose translation is MTVDSSPDEQLELPRQSSLGTAAARNLAHTTKSAPQMQEITSRWLLRMLPWVETQGGAYRVNRRLSYTVGDGTIEFVQDGADVRVIPRELGELALLRGFDDVEVLTALADRCVQRDFRAGETLVERGAPADRIHLIAHGRVSQTSVGSYGDEVDLDVLADGDRFGEDALLDEDARWEQTATAETSGTLLTLSRADFGAVLSGAPGLRAHVEAFTSLSGRQQNHRGEAEIAMSAGHVGEQELPGAFVDYELKPREYELSVAQTILRVHTRVADLYNGPMNQTKEQLRLTIEALRERQEHELINNREFGLLHNADFKQRLQPHAGPPTPDDLDELLCRRRGSKFFLAHPRTIAAIGRGFNARGIYPDHVDLGGQQVPAWRGVPILPCNKIPVTPEKTSSILCMRTGEANQGVIGLHQTGLPDEYEPGLSVRFMGLDEKAITSYLVSTYYSAAILVPDAVGVLENVQIAHWPR
- a CDS encoding family 2 encapsulin nanocompartment cargo protein terpene cyclase, translated to MPAPELPPPRSSLPEAATHFGAHVLAAAVARAHDITAATGGPPDAGSVPEPPAVSVPAPAAIPVPAPAAAPGTAPAGAPAPDTGLERLLRGPSGLGTAGLRLVLREAPPTPPTANPLLPPHLLPPPHASLHSPLDSPAETLAEAAVDTAEGTPVPGLYYHPVPEPDPVRVEEVSRRIKAWAVDEVSLFPDDWEEEFDGFSVGRYMVACHPDAPTVDHLMLATRLMVAENAVDDCYCEDHGGSPIGLGERLLLAHTALDPLYTTAEYQPQWAESLHADAPRRAYRSAMEYFVRAAGASQADRLRHDMARLHLGYLAEAAWSQEGRVPEVWEYLAMRQFNNFRPCPTITDTVGGYELPADLHARADMQKVIALAGNATTIVNDLYSYMKELDSPGQHLNLPVVIAEREGFSERDAYLKAVEVHNDLMHDFEAEAAALAEACPAPQVQRFLRGVAAWVDGNHYWHRSNTFRYRLPDFW
- a CDS encoding geranyl diphosphate 2-C-methyltransferase; the encoded protein is MTHTELTADPTSLRIPRPASAGPATPYQGDIARYWDGEARPVNLRLGDVDGLYHHHYGIGDVDHAALGSPEDSESEKKLVTELHRLESAQAEYLLGHLGDIGRNDTLVDAGCGRGGSMVMAHQRFGCTVEGVTLSAKQAEFANGRAGELGIQDHVRARVCNMLATPFETGSAAGSWNNESSMYVDLEDLFAEHSRVLRVGGRYVTITGCWNPRYGQPSKWVSQINAHFECNIHSRREYLRAMADNRLVPTAVVDLTPDTLPYWELRATSSLVTGIEDAFINSYKDGSFQYLLIAADRV